The Bacillus sp. Marseille-Q1617 genome has a segment encoding these proteins:
- a CDS encoding serine/threonine protein kinase: MTTHWETAIHSLSQIIVTSNPNNEPVTITGGHDRLRCIGVGTDAAVFQHLDVPQYAFKLYAEEKAPKINIEEKVYSMIGDSPFFSTCYAAYDTFLVLSYEEGITLFDCILQGIRIPPQVVSDVEEAREYVREKGLNPRDIHLKNILMKDGRAKIIDVSEYVLPGNDFRWEHLKRGYEEYYHLIEGKAVPFWLVETVRKWYNQWNSSYDEFMKIILKFTSFKKD; this comes from the coding sequence ATGACTACTCATTGGGAAACTGCAATTCATTCCCTATCCCAAATAATCGTTACTTCCAACCCCAATAATGAACCTGTCACCATCACGGGCGGCCATGATCGTCTTCGCTGTATCGGTGTGGGGACGGATGCGGCCGTTTTTCAGCACCTTGATGTCCCGCAATATGCCTTTAAGCTATACGCAGAAGAGAAAGCTCCTAAGATAAATATAGAAGAAAAGGTATACAGCATGATCGGTGATTCACCTTTTTTCTCTACCTGTTATGCTGCTTATGACACGTTCCTTGTATTGAGTTATGAAGAAGGGATCACGCTCTTTGACTGCATCCTTCAAGGCATCCGCATCCCTCCTCAGGTTGTGAGTGACGTTGAGGAAGCAAGGGAATATGTACGGGAAAAGGGCTTGAATCCCCGGGATATTCATCTGAAAAATATTCTGATGAAGGATGGACGTGCAAAGATCATCGATGTCTCTGAATATGTACTTCCCGGAAATGATTTTCGCTGGGAGCATTTAAAAAGGGGATATGAAGAATATTACCATTTGATTGAAGGTAAGGCAGTTCCATTCTGGCTTGTCGAAACCGTCCGGAAGTGGTACAACCAGTGGAATTCTTCCTATGATGAATTCATGAAGATCATCTTGAAGTTTACGTCGTTTAAAAAAGATTGA